A genome region from Micromonospora peucetia includes the following:
- a CDS encoding chorismate-binding protein encodes MRANGPDGVEALPGLGVDPPGAPAGCRRVRVERARWEWRPTDGGDPAVRVEEFLAAYGLPLHDLARPAPGHDPAGVCGAALYVSAAAGAALVGAPAGAANPAPALPEVAVVVYGHGPAAPQPAAPPGAPWWLGDWAESWTPRQHADAVASVRAAIGRGDVYQVNVVGHARARYAGDPLPALGRLAALPGARYGGTLTGAGWAIGCASPETLVELAAGRLITRPIKGTRPATVAGRAELLASAKERAEHVMIVDLERNDLARVARTGSVRVDELFAVRRWCDLWQAESTVSAAVAEGLGLADLLRAVCPGGSVTGAPKLAALDRIAALEPIGRGASMGALGWIAPGRIDLGLTIRTAAVDADRVHVWAGGGITWGSDPDAEVAEAAAKSAPVRAALAAHRMPAADASAPTATD; translated from the coding sequence ATGAGGGCGAATGGGCCGGACGGTGTGGAAGCGCTCCCAGGGCTAGGGGTCGACCCGCCGGGGGCGCCGGCCGGCTGCCGCCGCGTCCGCGTCGAGCGGGCCCGGTGGGAGTGGCGCCCCACCGACGGCGGGGACCCGGCAGTACGGGTCGAGGAGTTCCTCGCCGCGTACGGCCTGCCGCTGCACGACCTGGCCCGCCCCGCCCCCGGCCACGACCCGGCCGGGGTGTGCGGGGCCGCCCTCTACGTCTCCGCCGCCGCCGGCGCGGCCCTGGTCGGCGCGCCGGCCGGCGCGGCCAACCCCGCCCCCGCGCTGCCGGAGGTGGCCGTGGTCGTCTACGGCCACGGCCCGGCCGCGCCGCAGCCGGCCGCACCGCCCGGCGCGCCGTGGTGGCTCGGTGACTGGGCGGAGAGCTGGACACCCCGCCAGCACGCCGACGCCGTGGCGTCGGTCCGCGCGGCGATCGGCCGCGGCGACGTCTACCAGGTCAACGTCGTCGGCCATGCCCGCGCCCGCTACGCCGGCGACCCGCTGCCGGCCCTGGGCCGGCTGGCCGCGCTGCCCGGTGCCCGCTACGGCGGCACCCTCACCGGAGCGGGCTGGGCGATCGGTTGCGCGAGCCCGGAAACCCTGGTGGAGCTGGCCGCCGGGCGGCTGATCACCAGACCGATCAAGGGCACCCGGCCGGCCACCGTCGCCGGCCGCGCCGAGTTGCTCGCCTCGGCCAAGGAACGCGCCGAGCACGTGATGATCGTCGACCTGGAGCGCAACGACCTGGCCCGCGTCGCCCGCACCGGCAGCGTGCGGGTCGACGAACTGTTCGCCGTACGCCGGTGGTGCGACCTGTGGCAGGCGGAGTCGACGGTGTCCGCGGCGGTCGCCGAGGGGCTCGGTCTGGCGGACCTGCTGCGGGCGGTCTGCCCCGGTGGCTCGGTCACCGGCGCCCCGAAGCTCGCCGCCCTGGACCGGATCGCCGCGCTGGAGCCGATCGGGCGGGGCGCCAGCATGGGCGCGCTCGGCTGGATCGCCCCGGGGCGCATCGACCTGGGCCTGACCATCCGCACCGCGGCGGTGGACGCCGACCGGGTGCACGTGTGGGCCGGTGGGGGCATCACCTGGGGCAGCGATCCCGACGCCGAGGTCGCCGAGGCGGCTGCGAAGAGCGCCCCGGTGCGCGCCGCGCTGGCAGCTCACCGGATGCCGGCCGCGGATGCCTCGGCGCCCACCGCGACGGATTGA
- a CDS encoding ABC transporter permease has translation MSATTVHPWPHRLRWAVADGATLTGRALAHWARQPAQFVVGLLFPVLMVLMFGYLFGGAMSVPGGGDYREFLLPGMFAMTVVFGIESTYAAVATDTARGVTDRFRSLPMTPSAVLTGRAAADLLNCAAGLAVMFACGVAVGWQWRAGAPAALAAIGLLLLLRFALIWVGIHLALMLRKPESVVVLQILVWPLGFTSNAFVSPDTMPGWLAVIAEWNPLSATVAACRELFGNPGWGGESFAAQHAVTLAVAWPLLLIAVFLPLAVRRYRRLDQ, from the coding sequence ATGAGCGCGACCACCGTCCACCCGTGGCCGCACCGCCTGCGCTGGGCCGTCGCCGACGGTGCCACCCTCACCGGCCGGGCCCTGGCGCACTGGGCCCGGCAACCCGCGCAGTTCGTCGTCGGGCTGCTCTTCCCGGTGCTGATGGTGCTGATGTTCGGCTACCTGTTCGGCGGCGCGATGAGCGTGCCCGGCGGCGGCGACTACCGGGAGTTCCTGCTGCCCGGCATGTTCGCCATGACGGTCGTCTTCGGCATCGAGTCGACGTACGCGGCCGTGGCCACCGACACCGCGCGCGGTGTCACCGACCGGTTCCGGTCCCTGCCGATGACGCCGTCGGCGGTGCTCACCGGCCGGGCCGCCGCGGACCTGCTGAACTGCGCCGCCGGTCTGGCCGTCATGTTCGCCTGCGGCGTCGCCGTCGGCTGGCAGTGGCGGGCCGGGGCACCGGCGGCGCTGGCCGCGATCGGGCTGCTCCTGCTGCTGCGCTTCGCGCTGATCTGGGTCGGCATCCACCTGGCGTTGATGCTGCGCAAACCCGAGTCGGTGGTGGTGCTGCAGATCCTGGTCTGGCCGCTCGGGTTCACCTCCAACGCGTTCGTCTCCCCCGACACCATGCCCGGCTGGCTCGCCGTGATCGCCGAGTGGAACCCGTTGTCGGCGACCGTCGCGGCCTGCCGGGAACTGTTCGGCAATCCCGGCTGGGGCGGCGAGTCGTTCGCCGCGCAGCACGCCGTCACACTCGCCGTGGCCTGGCCGCTGCTGCTGATCGCCGTGTTCCTGCCCCTGGCGGTGCGCCGCTACCGGCGTCTCGACCAGTGA
- a CDS encoding DEAD/DEAH box helicase, producing the protein MTIGSHAVTFTPADPPRAGVLLVWSPDGDAPPGGPGDPVKVTLATPPHGQPASVPARRVSVATGVPLLLAGPATDPAAAFWAAAAREALHLAARGLLLPAVTPTGHDTWRVGPLTVDDEARQARLAAAMPATARATPVPGRTPAWLPDPARLLRDFLDAVADTLPRDDAATCAWSALPPTPVGRLRDWAARVAADADAAVRLSLRLEHRDTPDAPWLLVAQVHRRTTPGLLTDTAALWRATAPGFPPGSRDAALLALRHAVRVWPPLAGLLEAAVPDALTLADTQVVDLATGAATRLAAEGVDVHWPAGLDRDLTTSAVLRAPARAGGGGLLAEPGDLTLHWRLSLHGTPLTPAELALLADAHRPVVRLRERWVLVPPELARRAREPRAGSLAAMPALRAALTGATHVDGERVDVRTEGWLADTARRLTDSDGMPPVPVPAGLAATLRDYQRHGLRWLAGLTALGLGGCLADDMGLGKTVTLIALHLHRQADPATAGETLVLCPASLLGNWEREIRRFAPGAPVRRFHGPGRSLDGLDGGFVLTTWATLRRDAARLAARRWPLLVADEAQHVKNAHSETATALRAIPAAARVALTGTPVENDLTDLWAILDWTTPGLLGTLTEFRARWVGPVQTDRDPDAGRDLARLVGPFLLRRRKSDPGIAPELPAKTETDQPVALTAEQAALYQACVAELLDTIADTDGFARHGLVVKLLTALKQICNHPAHYLRETAPRLAGRSGKLDLLDELLDTIIPGGGAVLVFTQYVAMARLLHRHLTDRGVGALLLHGGLPVAARDDLVRRFDAGEAPVFLLSLRAAGTGLNLTRADHVVHYDRWWNPAVEDQATDRAYRIGQTRPVQVHRLIAEGTVEDRVAALLAGKRELAEAVLDAGAAALTALDDTELADLVTLGGDR; encoded by the coding sequence GTGACGATCGGCTCCCACGCCGTCACGTTCACCCCGGCCGACCCGCCCCGCGCCGGGGTGCTGCTCGTCTGGTCCCCCGACGGCGACGCCCCACCCGGCGGGCCCGGCGACCCCGTGAAGGTGACCCTGGCGACGCCGCCGCACGGCCAGCCGGCGTCGGTGCCCGCGCGGCGGGTGAGCGTGGCCACCGGCGTACCGCTGCTGCTGGCCGGGCCGGCCACCGACCCGGCGGCGGCGTTCTGGGCCGCGGCGGCCCGCGAGGCCCTGCACCTGGCCGCCCGCGGCCTGCTGCTGCCCGCGGTCACCCCCACCGGGCACGACACCTGGCGGGTCGGGCCGCTCACCGTCGACGACGAGGCCCGGCAGGCGCGGCTCGCCGCCGCGATGCCCGCCACCGCACGCGCCACGCCGGTGCCCGGGCGCACCCCGGCCTGGCTGCCCGACCCGGCGCGGCTGCTGCGTGACTTCCTCGACGCGGTCGCCGACACCCTGCCCCGCGACGACGCGGCCACCTGCGCCTGGTCGGCGCTACCGCCCACCCCGGTCGGACGGCTACGCGACTGGGCTGCCCGGGTCGCCGCCGACGCCGACGCGGCGGTACGGCTGTCGCTGCGCCTGGAACACCGCGACACCCCCGACGCGCCGTGGCTGCTGGTGGCGCAGGTGCACCGCCGCACCACGCCGGGACTGCTCACCGACACCGCCGCGCTGTGGCGGGCCACCGCCCCCGGGTTCCCGCCCGGGTCCCGTGACGCCGCGCTGCTGGCCCTGCGGCACGCCGTACGGGTGTGGCCGCCCCTGGCCGGGCTGCTGGAGGCGGCGGTACCCGACGCGTTGACGCTGGCCGACACGCAGGTCGTCGACCTGGCCACCGGCGCGGCGACCCGGCTCGCCGCCGAGGGTGTCGACGTGCACTGGCCGGCCGGACTCGACCGGGACCTCACCACCTCGGCGGTGCTGCGCGCCCCGGCCCGCGCGGGCGGGGGCGGCCTGCTCGCCGAGCCGGGCGACCTGACGCTGCACTGGCGGCTCAGCCTGCACGGCACCCCGCTCACCCCCGCCGAGCTGGCCCTGCTCGCCGACGCGCACCGGCCCGTGGTGCGGCTGCGCGAGCGGTGGGTGCTGGTGCCCCCGGAGTTGGCCCGCCGCGCCCGCGAGCCGCGAGCCGGGTCGCTGGCCGCGATGCCCGCCCTGCGCGCCGCGCTGACCGGCGCGACGCACGTCGACGGCGAACGCGTCGACGTGCGCACCGAGGGCTGGCTGGCCGACACCGCCCGACGGCTCACCGACAGCGACGGCATGCCCCCGGTGCCCGTACCGGCCGGGCTGGCCGCGACGCTGCGTGACTACCAGCGGCACGGGCTGCGTTGGCTGGCCGGGCTGACCGCCCTCGGCCTCGGCGGCTGCCTCGCCGACGACATGGGGCTGGGTAAGACCGTCACGCTGATCGCCCTGCATCTGCACCGTCAGGCCGACCCCGCCACCGCCGGCGAAACCCTGGTGCTGTGTCCGGCGTCGCTGCTCGGCAACTGGGAACGGGAGATCCGGCGCTTCGCGCCCGGCGCCCCCGTACGCCGCTTCCACGGCCCCGGGCGCAGCCTCGACGGGCTCGACGGCGGGTTCGTGCTCACCACCTGGGCCACCCTGCGCCGCGACGCCGCCCGGCTCGCCGCCCGACGGTGGCCGCTGCTCGTCGCCGACGAGGCCCAGCACGTCAAGAACGCGCACTCGGAGACCGCGACGGCACTGCGCGCGATCCCCGCCGCCGCCCGGGTCGCCCTGACCGGCACCCCCGTGGAGAACGACCTCACCGACCTGTGGGCGATCCTGGACTGGACCACCCCCGGGCTGCTCGGCACCCTCACCGAATTCCGGGCCCGCTGGGTGGGGCCGGTGCAGACCGACCGTGACCCCGACGCGGGCCGGGACCTCGCCCGGCTGGTCGGGCCGTTCCTGCTGCGCCGACGCAAGAGCGACCCCGGCATCGCCCCCGAACTGCCCGCCAAGACCGAGACCGACCAGCCGGTCGCGCTCACCGCCGAACAGGCCGCCCTCTACCAGGCCTGCGTCGCCGAACTGCTCGACACGATCGCCGACACCGACGGCTTCGCCCGGCACGGCCTGGTGGTCAAGCTGCTCACCGCGCTCAAGCAGATCTGCAACCACCCCGCCCACTACCTGCGGGAGACCGCGCCGCGGCTGGCCGGGCGCTCCGGCAAGCTGGACCTGCTCGACGAACTGCTCGACACGATCATCCCCGGCGGCGGCGCCGTGCTGGTCTTCACCCAGTATGTGGCGATGGCCCGGCTGCTGCACCGGCACCTGACCGACCGGGGTGTCGGCGCGCTGCTGCTGCACGGTGGGCTGCCCGTCGCCGCCCGCGACGATCTGGTCCGCCGTTTCGACGCCGGCGAGGCCCCCGTGTTCCTGCTGTCGCTGCGGGCCGCCGGCACCGGCCTGAACCTCACCCGCGCCGACCACGTCGTGCACTACGACCGGTGGTGGAACCCGGCGGTGGAGGACCAGGCCACCGACCGGGCGTACCGGATCGGGCAGACCCGGCCGGTGCAGGTGCACCGGCTCATCGCCGAGGGCACCGTCGAGGACCGCGTCGCCGCGCTGCTCGCCGGCAAGCGGGAACTCGCCGAGGCGGTCCTCGACGCCGGGGCGGCGGCGCTGACCGCGCTCGACGACACCGAACTGGCCGATCTGGTGACCCTCGGAGGCGATCGATGA
- the pip gene encoding prolyl aminopeptidase, producing the protein MAQRYPPVEPYAHGMLDVGDGQLVYWETCGNPDGKPAVVLHGGPGSGCTPGWRSMFDPARYRMVLFDQRGCGRSTPHAADPDVDLSTNTTDHLITDIELLRAHLGVQRWLVLGASWGSALGLAYAQRHPQRVSELVLFSVTAGTRRETEWITRDMGRVFPAEWARFRDGVPSADRDGDLADAYARLLTDPDPAVRDEAARQWCVWEDTHVATAPGHRPDPRYDDPVFRMVFARLVTHYWRHGSFLPEGQVLRDAGRLAGIPGVLLHGRLDISSPSDIPWQLAQAWPDARLELLNAAGHGSGNGMAERVVAALDDFADRR; encoded by the coding sequence ATGGCGCAGCGGTACCCCCCGGTCGAGCCGTACGCACACGGGATGCTCGACGTCGGCGACGGCCAGCTCGTGTACTGGGAGACCTGCGGTAACCCGGACGGCAAGCCCGCCGTGGTGCTGCACGGCGGGCCCGGCTCCGGCTGCACGCCCGGCTGGCGGAGCATGTTCGACCCGGCCCGCTACCGAATGGTCCTGTTCGACCAGCGGGGCTGCGGTCGCAGCACCCCGCATGCCGCCGACCCGGATGTGGACCTGTCCACCAACACCACCGACCATTTGATCACCGACATCGAACTGCTACGCGCACACCTCGGCGTGCAGCGTTGGCTGGTGCTCGGCGCCTCCTGGGGCTCCGCCCTCGGCCTGGCGTACGCGCAGCGGCACCCGCAGCGGGTCAGCGAGCTGGTGCTGTTCAGCGTCACCGCCGGCACCCGCCGGGAAACCGAGTGGATCACCCGGGACATGGGGCGGGTCTTTCCGGCCGAGTGGGCCCGGTTCCGTGACGGCGTGCCGTCGGCCGACCGTGACGGCGACCTGGCCGACGCGTACGCCCGGCTGCTGACCGACCCGGACCCGGCGGTACGCGACGAGGCGGCCCGGCAGTGGTGCGTGTGGGAGGACACCCACGTCGCCACCGCTCCCGGACACCGGCCCGACCCCCGCTACGACGACCCGGTGTTCCGGATGGTGTTCGCCCGGCTGGTCACCCACTACTGGCGGCACGGGTCCTTCCTGCCGGAGGGGCAGGTGCTGCGCGACGCGGGACGACTGGCCGGGATTCCCGGCGTGCTGCTGCACGGTCGCCTCGACATCAGCAGCCCGTCGGACATTCCATGGCAACTGGCGCAGGCGTGGCCCGACGCCCGCCTGGAGTTGCTGAACGCCGCCGGGCACGGCTCCGGCAACGGCATGGCCGAGCGGGTCGTGGCGGCACTGGACGACTTCGCCGACCGCCGCTGA
- a CDS encoding TetR/AcrR family transcriptional regulator: MTTEYSGTGDPARSLALLWRTRERTSRKGRPDLSVDRIVRAAIDVADAEGLAALSMRRVAERLGVGTMSLYTYVPGKGELLDVMLDTVYGETARPDDVPGGWRGRLTHIARETWALYLRHPWLLQVATNRPPLGPHVIARYEYELRAVDGIGLTDLEMDAVVTLISGYVHGAVRSAVEAAQAAAHTGMTEQQWWQAHAPYLEKALDPRRYPLAARVGTAAGQEHQAATDPHGAFDFGLARILDGIEVLIAGRPDATTTTGDR; encoded by the coding sequence ATGACGACCGAGTACAGCGGCACCGGCGACCCCGCGCGCAGCCTCGCCCTGCTCTGGCGCACCCGCGAACGCACCAGCCGCAAAGGTCGACCCGACCTGTCCGTGGACCGGATCGTGCGCGCCGCCATCGACGTGGCCGACGCCGAGGGCCTCGCCGCGCTGTCCATGCGCCGGGTCGCCGAACGCCTCGGCGTCGGCACCATGTCCCTCTACACCTATGTCCCCGGCAAGGGCGAACTGCTCGACGTCATGCTCGACACCGTCTACGGCGAGACCGCCCGCCCCGACGACGTGCCCGGCGGCTGGCGCGGCCGGCTCACCCACATCGCCCGCGAGACCTGGGCGCTCTACCTGCGCCACCCCTGGCTGCTGCAGGTCGCCACCAACCGCCCCCCGCTGGGCCCCCACGTCATCGCCCGCTACGAGTACGAACTGCGCGCCGTCGACGGCATCGGCCTGACCGACCTGGAGATGGACGCCGTCGTCACCCTCATCTCCGGGTACGTCCACGGCGCCGTACGCAGCGCCGTGGAGGCCGCCCAGGCCGCCGCGCACACCGGCATGACCGAGCAGCAGTGGTGGCAGGCCCACGCCCCCTACCTGGAGAAGGCCCTCGACCCGCGCCGCTACCCCCTCGCGGCCCGCGTCGGCACCGCAGCCGGCCAGGAGCACCAGGCCGCCACCGACCCCCACGGCGCGTTCGACTTCGGCCTGGCCCGCATCCTCGACGGCATCGAGGTGCTCATCGCCGGCCGCCCGGACGCCACGACCACGACCGGCGACCGATAA
- a CDS encoding DUF5999 family protein codes for MCQHQPTCPSAEMTDREAARVLACFPEQGWSLLCNGVIVFEDTGELLPDGSSIAPHRGPARHALVA; via the coding sequence ATGTGCCAGCACCAACCCACCTGCCCCTCCGCCGAAATGACCGACCGGGAAGCCGCCCGAGTCCTCGCCTGCTTCCCTGAACAGGGCTGGAGCCTGCTCTGCAACGGTGTCATCGTCTTCGAGGACACCGGCGAACTACTCCCCGACGGCAGCAGCATCGCCCCGCACCGCGGCCCGGCCCGACACGCCCTCGTCGCCTAA
- a CDS encoding ATP-binding cassette domain-containing protein, giving the protein MHDDGPAIEADGLRKRYGDTEALAGLDLTVPAGTVCGLLGPNGAGKTTAVRVLTALLRPDAGTARVAGADVLRHPERVRARIGLVGQHAALDEVLSGRQNLILFGRLHHLGGARARARAAELLARFDLTDAAERPVGTYSGGMRRRLDLAASLILDPPVLFLDEPTTGLDPRARAQVWEAVRRLVTDGTTVLLTTQYLEEADQLAHTIRVVDAGRVIADGTPEQLKTALGGDRVDVVLTRTDDLDRAVRVVGAAVAATPSVDTAGLRLSVPVTGRVAALAAVLRALDDTGLTAADVAVRRPTLDEVFLRLTGDDSPTREKVSR; this is encoded by the coding sequence ATGCACGACGACGGACCGGCCATCGAGGCCGATGGACTACGCAAGCGCTACGGCGACACCGAGGCCCTCGCCGGCCTCGATCTGACGGTGCCCGCCGGCACCGTCTGCGGCCTGCTCGGCCCGAACGGGGCGGGTAAGACGACCGCCGTGCGGGTGCTGACGGCCCTGCTGCGGCCCGACGCCGGCACGGCTCGGGTGGCCGGAGCCGACGTGCTGCGCCACCCCGAGCGGGTCCGCGCCCGCATCGGACTGGTCGGCCAGCACGCCGCGCTCGACGAGGTGCTCAGCGGCCGGCAGAACCTCATCCTGTTCGGCCGGCTGCACCACCTCGGCGGCGCGCGGGCCCGCGCCCGGGCCGCCGAACTGCTCGCCCGCTTCGACCTGACCGACGCCGCCGAGAGGCCCGTCGGCACGTACTCCGGTGGGATGCGCCGCCGACTCGACCTCGCGGCGAGCCTGATCCTCGACCCGCCGGTGCTCTTCCTCGACGAGCCCACCACCGGCCTCGACCCGCGTGCCCGCGCGCAGGTGTGGGAGGCGGTACGGCGGCTCGTCACCGACGGCACCACCGTGCTGCTGACCACGCAGTACCTGGAGGAGGCCGACCAGCTCGCCCACACCATCCGGGTCGTCGACGCCGGCCGGGTGATCGCCGACGGCACCCCCGAGCAGCTGAAGACCGCGCTCGGCGGCGACCGCGTCGACGTCGTGCTGACCCGCACCGACGATCTTGACCGGGCCGTACGCGTCGTCGGCGCCGCCGTCGCCGCGACCCCGTCCGTCGACACCGCGGGCCTGCGCCTCAGCGTTCCCGTCACCGGGCGGGTCGCCGCGCTGGCCGCCGTGCTGCGGGCGCTGGACGACACCGGCCTCACCGCCGCCGACGTCGCGGTACGCCGCCCCACCCTCGACGAGGTGTTCCTGCGGCTCACTGGCGACGACTCCCCCACCAGAGAGAAGGTGAGCCGATGA
- a CDS encoding SWIM zinc finger family protein: MTPRGFPAFPPGRARRPRTWWGIAWNRAWEADALDAGPLRAGRRLAAAGHVGAITVSPGRLAAAVHDGDTEQAYATRVRVTALDADDWDRLTGEVAARAGHQAALLAGQLPRDLADVAGVRLLPGLGEVTPECDCPQWDHPCRHAAALCHQVSWLLDTDPALLLLIRGRDVHTLVPDVAAAPGGDVPPPAADTTGTGTAAAEAYTRAVPALPPGPGPVLDAPTLPLLPSGPDVDVEAVRSAVAVAAGRAAALLAGR; this comes from the coding sequence ATGACCCCGCGCGGCTTCCCCGCCTTTCCGCCCGGCCGGGCCCGCCGGCCCCGCACCTGGTGGGGCATCGCGTGGAATCGGGCGTGGGAGGCCGACGCCCTGGACGCCGGGCCGCTGCGCGCCGGCCGCCGGCTGGCCGCCGCCGGGCACGTCGGTGCGATCACCGTCAGTCCCGGCCGGCTCGCTGCGGCCGTGCACGACGGCGACACCGAGCAGGCGTACGCCACCCGGGTGCGTGTCACCGCGCTGGACGCCGACGACTGGGACCGGTTGACCGGCGAGGTGGCCGCCCGCGCCGGGCACCAGGCTGCGCTGCTGGCCGGACAACTTCCCCGCGACCTGGCCGACGTGGCCGGGGTGCGGCTGCTGCCGGGGCTGGGCGAGGTCACCCCGGAGTGCGACTGCCCGCAGTGGGACCACCCGTGTCGGCACGCCGCCGCGCTGTGCCACCAGGTGTCCTGGCTGCTGGACACCGACCCGGCCCTGCTGCTGCTGATCCGGGGCCGCGACGTCCACACACTCGTGCCCGACGTCGCCGCCGCACCCGGCGGTGACGTGCCGCCACCGGCGGCCGACACCACCGGGACGGGCACGGCCGCCGCCGAGGCGTACACCCGGGCGGTGCCGGCACTGCCGCCCGGGCCGGGGCCGGTGCTGGACGCGCCCACGTTGCCGCTGCTGCCGTCCGGCCCGGACGTGGACGTCGAGGCGGTGCGGTCGGCCGTGGCGGTGGCGGCCGGTCGTGCGGCGGCGCTGCTGGCCGGGCGGTGA
- a CDS encoding MarR family winged helix-turn-helix transcriptional regulator, which yields MTNAPEREALGTLLRHVLDVLDGDVAAVYAERGLADYRPRFSPPLRVLVADGPLPIRDLARRVGVTHSAASQTVAQMARAGLVELTPGADARQRIVHLSDRARELLPLIEAEWAATTAAMRELDAELPVPLADLLHEVLAAVGRRSVRQRIADAGLPSSPSPGQPQVAPHR from the coding sequence GTGACGAACGCACCGGAACGGGAGGCCCTCGGGACGCTGCTGCGGCACGTCCTCGACGTGCTCGACGGCGACGTCGCCGCGGTCTACGCCGAGCGGGGCCTGGCCGACTACCGGCCCCGGTTCTCGCCGCCGCTGCGGGTGCTGGTCGCCGACGGGCCGCTGCCCATCCGTGACCTGGCCCGCCGGGTCGGGGTCACCCACTCGGCGGCCAGCCAGACCGTCGCGCAGATGGCCCGCGCCGGCCTGGTCGAGCTGACCCCCGGGGCGGACGCCCGGCAACGCATCGTGCACCTGAGCGACCGGGCTCGCGAGCTGCTGCCGCTGATCGAGGCGGAGTGGGCGGCGACGACCGCCGCGATGCGCGAGCTGGATGCGGAGTTGCCCGTGCCGCTGGCCGACCTGCTGCACGAGGTGCTCGCCGCGGTGGGCAGGCGGTCGGTACGCCAGCGCATCGCCGACGCGGGACTGCCGTCTTCTCCGAGCCCCGGGCAGCCTCAGGTCGCACCGCACCGGTGA
- a CDS encoding dihydrofolate reductase family protein: MEISVHTFVSLDGVMQGPGGAEEDTSSGFTRGGWLVPHSGDGQLDAVDGWFRQADAFLLGRRTFDMMRGYWTQVTDPDNLVATALNTWPKYVVSNTLSDADAAWGNTTVLRGGDIVEQVRRLKGQPGGELQVHGSWQLARALHDAGLVDTYRLLQFPVVVGDGKRLFADGAAPATYRITGSEVLGGGAVSLTLRQAGFDTTGAGEFVVRDGREAVA; encoded by the coding sequence ATGGAGATCAGCGTCCACACCTTCGTTAGCCTCGACGGGGTCATGCAGGGCCCGGGCGGGGCCGAGGAGGACACCAGCAGCGGCTTCACGCGCGGGGGCTGGCTCGTGCCGCACAGCGGAGACGGTCAGCTCGACGCCGTCGACGGGTGGTTCCGGCAGGCCGACGCCTTCCTGCTGGGACGCCGCACCTTCGACATGATGCGCGGCTACTGGACGCAGGTCACCGACCCCGACAACCTGGTGGCCACCGCCCTCAACACCTGGCCGAAGTACGTCGTCAGCAACACCCTCTCCGACGCCGACGCGGCCTGGGGGAACACCACCGTGCTGCGCGGCGGCGACATCGTCGAGCAGGTGCGACGGCTCAAGGGCCAGCCGGGTGGCGAGCTCCAGGTGCACGGCAGCTGGCAGTTGGCGCGAGCCCTGCACGACGCGGGGCTCGTCGACACCTACCGGCTGCTGCAGTTTCCCGTCGTCGTCGGCGACGGCAAGCGCCTGTTCGCCGACGGTGCCGCCCCGGCGACCTACCGGATCACCGGGTCGGAGGTGTTGGGCGGGGGCGCGGTCTCCCTCACCCTGCGCCAGGCCGGGTTCGACACCACCGGCGCCGGCGAGTTTGTCGTGCGCGACGGCAGGGAGGCCGTCGCGTGA
- the def gene encoding peptide deformylase, with protein sequence MTMRPIRIIGDPVLRTPSEPVTSFDDELRALVTDLMDTLLGAPGRAGVAAPQIGVNAQVFVYDAGGHRGHLVNPTLQVSEELQDDDEGCLSIPGLYFPTPRALHATAHGFDQHGEPLTISGSGFLARALQHETDHLAGRLYVDTLRGDTRRKALREIRAGRFDSPSRHG encoded by the coding sequence ATGACCATGCGCCCCATCAGGATCATCGGTGACCCCGTGCTGCGCACCCCCAGCGAACCCGTCACCAGCTTCGACGACGAACTGCGCGCCCTGGTCACCGACCTGATGGACACCCTGCTCGGCGCACCCGGTCGCGCCGGTGTCGCCGCCCCCCAGATCGGCGTCAACGCCCAGGTGTTCGTCTACGACGCCGGCGGCCACCGCGGCCACCTCGTCAACCCGACGCTTCAGGTGTCGGAGGAACTCCAGGACGACGACGAGGGCTGCCTGTCCATCCCCGGCCTCTACTTCCCGACCCCGCGCGCCCTGCACGCCACCGCCCACGGCTTCGACCAGCACGGCGAGCCGCTGACCATCTCCGGCAGCGGATTCCTCGCCCGGGCCCTGCAACACGAGACCGACCACCTGGCCGGGCGCCTCTACGTCGACACCCTGCGCGGGGACACCCGCCGCAAGGCGCTGCGGGAGATCCGCGCCGGCCGCTTCGACTCACCCAGCCGCCACGGCTGA